From a single Polynucleobacter asymbioticus QLW-P1DMWA-1 genomic region:
- a CDS encoding heme lyase CcmF/NrfE family subunit: protein MIPEFGHYALILALCISLIQGVLPLLGAHYGRREWLVLARPAAQALFLLLAIAFGILAWSFYVNDFSVLYVAEHSNSQLPVIYRLGAVWGGHEGSLLLWIFLLSTWTILVAQLSKALDEFMVARVIGVLGLVASGLLLFVLTTSNPFERLLPAAQDGRSLNPLLQDPGLVFHPPMLYMGYVGFSVAFAFAIASLLSGRLDAAWARWSRPWTTAAWVFLTLGIALGSWWAYYELGWGGWWFWDPVENASFIPWLVGTALLHSLAVTEKRGGFKSWTVLLAITAFSLSLLGTFLVRSGVLTSVHAFATDPRRGIFILIFLSLVVGSSLTLYAWRAPKSSLGGKFNLSSRETFILLGNVFLVVSAGSVLLGTLYPLLIDALHLGKISVGPPYFNSVFVPIMVPLLVLMGIGPWTNWKNTNLILVIKRLWLAGLVAVIAGVLIPLIMGQFTWLAGLGFLLAFWVIASGCMQIVRQAKAGKPTRSFIGMQIAHLGIAIFVIGVTMVGAYQEEKDVRMLAGESVTVGGYQIQLQGVNPVAGPNYKAIRGSFLLSKDGVAQATLNPEKRSYFSSTMPMTEAAINAGLTRDIYVSLGEELDDKSWAVRVYYKPFVDWIWGGCLLMALGGVLAISDKRYRIKLKRVGS, encoded by the coding sequence ATGATTCCTGAGTTTGGACATTACGCACTCATTCTGGCTCTATGCATCTCCTTAATTCAGGGGGTATTACCTTTGCTCGGAGCGCATTATGGTCGCCGTGAATGGTTGGTATTGGCTAGACCTGCTGCCCAAGCCTTATTTTTATTATTAGCGATTGCCTTTGGAATCTTGGCATGGAGTTTTTACGTTAATGATTTTTCTGTGCTTTATGTAGCCGAGCACTCTAACTCCCAATTGCCGGTAATTTATCGCTTAGGGGCGGTCTGGGGCGGACATGAAGGCTCGCTACTTCTGTGGATCTTTTTATTAAGTACCTGGACTATCTTAGTGGCGCAACTCTCTAAAGCTTTAGACGAGTTCATGGTGGCACGAGTGATTGGTGTCTTAGGTTTGGTTGCTAGTGGTTTATTGCTATTTGTTTTAACTACTTCCAATCCTTTTGAGCGTTTACTGCCTGCAGCGCAAGATGGCCGTTCACTAAATCCTTTATTGCAAGATCCCGGATTAGTGTTTCATCCGCCAATGCTCTATATGGGATACGTCGGTTTTTCAGTGGCCTTTGCTTTTGCTATTGCGTCATTGTTATCTGGCCGATTGGATGCCGCTTGGGCTCGCTGGTCTAGACCTTGGACCACTGCAGCGTGGGTATTTTTAACTCTCGGTATAGCACTGGGTTCTTGGTGGGCTTATTACGAATTGGGTTGGGGTGGTTGGTGGTTTTGGGATCCTGTAGAAAACGCTTCATTTATACCTTGGCTGGTCGGCACCGCTTTATTGCATTCATTGGCGGTTACTGAAAAGCGTGGTGGCTTCAAAAGCTGGACAGTGTTACTGGCGATCACTGCGTTCTCACTCTCTTTATTGGGAACATTTTTAGTGCGCTCTGGGGTACTCACTTCAGTGCATGCCTTTGCAACTGATCCACGACGCGGTATTTTTATTCTGATTTTTCTTTCCTTGGTGGTGGGTTCTTCATTAACCCTCTATGCATGGCGAGCACCTAAAAGTTCCTTGGGCGGCAAATTTAATTTGAGCTCAAGAGAGACTTTTATCTTGCTAGGAAATGTATTTTTAGTAGTGTCCGCAGGCTCAGTACTGCTAGGAACGCTCTATCCATTATTAATTGATGCATTACACCTTGGGAAGATTTCAGTAGGCCCCCCGTATTTCAATAGCGTATTTGTGCCGATCATGGTTCCCTTGTTGGTTCTCATGGGAATAGGCCCTTGGACTAATTGGAAAAATACTAATCTAATCCTTGTGATTAAGCGCCTTTGGTTAGCAGGATTAGTTGCAGTAATTGCTGGAGTGCTGATACCACTAATCATGGGCCAATTTACTTGGCTTGCCGGGCTTGGTTTTCTACTAGCATTTTGGGTCATTGCTTCCGGATGTATGCAGATTGTTCGTCAGGCCAAAGCAGGCAAGCCAACGCGTTCATTTATCGGTATGCAAATAGCTCATCTCGGGATTGCCATCTTTGTGATTGGCGTCACGATGGTAGGTGCTTATCAAGAGGAAAAAGATGTTCGCATGTTGGCTGGTGAATCGGTGACTGTTGGTGGATATCAAATTCAGCTCCAAGGCGTTAATCCTGTAGCCGGACCGAATTACAAAGCGATACGAGGTAGCTTTTTATTGAGCAAGGATGGCGTTGCCCAAGCAACCCTAAACCCTGAGAAGCGTAGCTATTTTTCTTCTACGATGCCCATGACTGAAGCGGCAATCAATGCAGGCTTAACCAGAGATATTTATGTTTCTTTGGGTGAAGAACTCGACGATAAATCTTGGGCTGTTAGGGTTTATTACAAGCCGTTTGTTGATTGGATTTGGGGCGGATGTTTATTGATGGCCTTGGGTGGTGTTTTGGCGATATCCGATAAGCGCTATCGCATCAAATTAAAAAGAGTGGGTTCATGA
- the ccmE gene encoding cytochrome c maturation protein CcmE, whose amino-acid sequence MKPRHKRALMIVAALAVIGIAALLILNALNSNIALYVTPSDVVAGKAPQGQAFRIGGLVKEGSLKRDGLTVHFVITDLVKDIPVSYTGILPDLFKEGKGAVIQGNLNPQGEFIASEVLAKHDENYMPPEAKHALEQAQKNGSAK is encoded by the coding sequence TTGAAGCCTAGACATAAGCGTGCCCTGATGATTGTTGCAGCCCTCGCGGTGATTGGTATTGCAGCACTCCTGATTCTGAATGCACTCAATAGCAATATCGCTCTTTATGTCACTCCAAGCGATGTGGTTGCTGGTAAAGCGCCACAAGGCCAAGCTTTTCGAATTGGCGGCTTGGTGAAGGAAGGCTCTTTGAAGCGCGACGGATTAACGGTGCACTTTGTGATTACCGATTTAGTAAAAGACATCCCTGTTTCTTATACCGGTATTCTTCCAGATTTATTTAAAGAGGGTAAGGGCGCAGTAATACAAGGAAACCTCAATCCCCAAGGTGAATTTATTGCTAGCGAAGTATTGGCTAAGCATGATGAAAATTACATGCCACCTGAAGCAAAGCATGCTCTTGAGCAGGCGCAAAAAAATGGAAGCGCTAAATGA
- the ccmD gene encoding heme exporter protein CcmD — MWNSPEEFLAMGGYALYVWSSFGVCAAVLLIEPLSIRARNRVIIRRLQQERLADQFDKEGGN; from the coding sequence ATGTGGAATAGTCCTGAAGAGTTTTTGGCAATGGGTGGCTACGCACTGTATGTGTGGAGCAGCTTCGGCGTTTGCGCGGCTGTATTATTAATAGAGCCCTTATCTATCCGTGCTCGCAATAGGGTCATTATTCGTAGACTTCAACAAGAGCGTTTAGCTGATCAGTTTGATAAAGAGGGTGGCAATTGA
- the ccmC gene encoding heme ABC transporter permease CcmC has protein sequence MSNVNNFSNSRLINWFKLSSPSTFYPVAGKLIPIFWILTALFGIAGLWVSFFVAPVDAVQGQGYRIIFIHVPASWMSMFIYLVMAMWAGLGLVFNTRLSAMMAQALAPIGAWMTFISLWTGAFWGKPMWGAWWVWDARLTSELILLFLYLGFIALQASIDNPRRADKAGAILALVGVVNIPVIYFSVKWWNTLHQGASVSLTKSPAMAQTMLLGMLLMALCFWMYSIAVGLMRVRTIILERESHTDWVRQLDEVKN, from the coding sequence ATGAGTAATGTGAATAATTTTTCGAATAGCCGTTTGATTAACTGGTTTAAGTTATCCAGTCCTAGCACCTTTTATCCAGTTGCTGGAAAGCTGATCCCCATTTTTTGGATCTTAACTGCGCTCTTCGGTATTGCTGGTCTTTGGGTCAGTTTTTTTGTTGCACCAGTAGATGCGGTGCAAGGACAGGGTTACCGCATTATCTTTATTCATGTCCCCGCATCTTGGATGTCCATGTTTATTTATTTGGTGATGGCAATGTGGGCTGGACTAGGCCTTGTATTTAATACGCGTCTATCAGCGATGATGGCGCAAGCATTAGCACCGATTGGTGCTTGGATGACATTCATATCCTTATGGACCGGGGCCTTTTGGGGTAAACCAATGTGGGGTGCTTGGTGGGTGTGGGACGCGCGCCTCACATCTGAATTAATTTTGCTGTTTCTATATTTGGGCTTTATTGCCCTGCAAGCTTCTATTGATAACCCAAGAAGAGCTGATAAGGCGGGTGCTATTCTTGCTTTAGTTGGCGTGGTCAATATCCCCGTTATTTATTTTTCAGTGAAGTGGTGGAATACCTTGCACCAAGGCGCCTCTGTTTCTTTGACAAAATCCCCTGCGATGGCTCAAACCATGCTCTTAGGAATGTTATTGATGGCGCTGTGTTTCTGGATGTATTCGATTGCAGTTGGATTAATGCGAGTACGTACCATTATTTTGGAGCGTGAATCCCATACCGATTGGGTGAGACAATTGGATGAGGTAAAAAATTAA
- the ccmB gene encoding heme exporter protein CcmB gives MSGLLAMIHRDLLLVMRRKSEVLTALFFFVVVTSLFPLGIGADAALLRKVAPGVIWVAALLSTLLGLQRMFAADYADGALEQIALSPQPMVLLVTGKIIAHWMVCGLPLVILAPIIGIQFDLGTNSLYVLMATLLLGTPVLSLLGSIGAALTLGVRGGSVLMSLLILPLYIPVLIFGAGAVYAQSVGLETSGHFSLLGALLILALAFVPWVSTAAVKIAIE, from the coding sequence ATGAGCGGCTTGTTAGCGATGATTCATCGTGATCTTCTCTTGGTTATGCGCCGCAAGAGCGAAGTATTGACGGCCTTGTTTTTCTTTGTGGTGGTTACGAGTTTGTTTCCTTTGGGTATCGGAGCTGACGCAGCTTTATTACGCAAGGTTGCCCCAGGGGTAATCTGGGTTGCCGCACTGCTATCGACTTTATTAGGCTTGCAGAGAATGTTTGCGGCTGACTACGCCGACGGCGCCTTGGAGCAAATCGCTTTATCTCCTCAGCCTATGGTCTTGCTCGTGACTGGAAAAATCATTGCACACTGGATGGTGTGTGGGCTACCGTTGGTAATATTGGCCCCTATTATTGGCATACAGTTTGATTTAGGGACTAACTCCTTATATGTATTAATGGCGACCTTGTTATTAGGTACCCCAGTATTGTCCTTATTAGGCTCTATCGGCGCTGCTCTGACTCTCGGGGTAAGGGGTGGCAGCGTACTGATGAGCTTGTTGATTCTCCCTCTATATATCCCTGTATTGATTTTTGGCGCTGGTGCCGTCTATGCGCAAAGTGTTGGGTTAGAAACCTCCGGTCATTTTTCCTTGCTCGGCGCGTTATTAATTTTGGCTTTAGCATTTGTACCTTGGGTCAGCACTGCTGCTGTAAAGATCGCAATTGAATGA
- the ccmA gene encoding cytochrome c biogenesis heme-transporting ATPase CcmA: protein MTANISPTISKTSAALEALALTCVRGEKQLFADLSFQVSSGECLHVRGENGVGKTSLLRLLTGLSKPESGDVLWNQQSISSESQTYHRDLLFLGHRDALKEDLTALENLKMCAAIDDVVLSDENAMAALRRFGLRGREHLPVHCLSAGQKRRVLMARLVTRQARLWILDEPFNALDIHAVAELETLITAHLMLDGIVILTSHQPINLLNLKVLDL, encoded by the coding sequence ATGACAGCCAATATTTCTCCAACTATCAGCAAAACCAGTGCAGCGCTAGAGGCGCTTGCTTTGACCTGTGTCCGTGGCGAAAAACAGCTATTTGCTGACTTAAGTTTTCAGGTTAGCTCTGGAGAATGCCTGCATGTCCGCGGGGAGAATGGTGTAGGTAAGACGAGTTTATTGCGTTTGCTGACAGGTTTATCCAAACCGGAGTCTGGAGATGTGCTCTGGAATCAGCAATCGATTTCCTCAGAGTCTCAGACTTATCATCGCGACTTACTATTTTTGGGACATCGAGATGCACTCAAGGAAGACCTCACCGCTTTAGAGAATTTAAAAATGTGTGCCGCTATCGATGACGTAGTGCTTTCGGATGAAAATGCCATGGCAGCTTTACGCCGTTTTGGCTTACGCGGTCGCGAGCATTTACCTGTTCATTGTTTATCAGCGGGTCAAAAGCGTAGGGTGCTGATGGCTCGCTTGGTAACACGTCAAGCGCGCTTATGGATTTTAGATGAGCCATTTAATGCGCTCGACATCCATGCAGTAGCAGAGCTAGAGACTCTCATTACAGCTCATTTGATGCTGGACGGAATAGTGATCTTGACTAGCCATCAGCCTATAAATCTATTGAACTTAAAGGTGCTCGATTTATGA
- a CDS encoding YceI family protein yields MKSKLLIALFAAVGIATSVYAAPTTYTADANHTFAQFEYNHLGFSNQTSRFNNVTGTVTIDQAAKKGSADITIDTKSVDTGSTVFNSHIQSEDFLSTTQFPTATFQSNDIIFKGDKPVELKGVLTLKGVSKPVTLKVSNFECKKHPMTGADYCGANAVTKVKRTEFNMGKYAPNVGDDVTITIAIEAAKKE; encoded by the coding sequence ATGAAATCTAAATTACTTATCGCCTTATTTGCTGCAGTAGGCATTGCTACTTCTGTTTACGCAGCACCAACTACTTACACTGCTGATGCAAATCACACATTTGCGCAATTTGAATATAACCATTTAGGTTTTTCAAATCAGACTAGCCGCTTTAATAACGTAACCGGCACCGTAACAATTGATCAGGCTGCAAAAAAGGGAAGTGCGGATATCACTATTGACACCAAGTCAGTCGATACTGGATCAACTGTTTTTAATAGTCATATTCAGAGCGAAGATTTTTTATCTACGACACAATTTCCAACGGCAACCTTTCAATCGAATGACATAATTTTTAAAGGTGATAAACCCGTTGAATTGAAAGGTGTTTTGACGCTCAAGGGTGTAAGCAAGCCAGTGACCTTAAAAGTAAGTAATTTTGAGTGCAAAAAGCACCCAATGACTGGCGCTGACTATTGCGGCGCTAATGCAGTGACTAAGGTAAAACGTACTGAGTTCAATATGGGTAAATATGCTCCGAATGTAGGCGACGATGTCACTATTACGATTGCTATCGAGGCAGCCAAAAAAGAGTAA
- a CDS encoding YceI family protein: MMKNKLISTFFIATLSVLTIFSSSLCAAEYTAIDLGKSKITFTSKLMGSKLSGSFGKFSGKVVFNSDEPEKAKANLVIDLSSFNAGGEELQDEAKGKDWFNTKLYPSANFVSESVKVVSSGNLEIHGSLTMKGKSVPVLVAAKYQAQGKQMVFDATFQLLRLDYALGTGTWSDTAAVANEVPVKVILVLNQK, translated from the coding sequence ATGATGAAAAATAAACTTATTAGTACATTCTTTATTGCAACACTTTCTGTCTTAACCATTTTTTCAAGCAGTCTTTGTGCTGCTGAATATACGGCTATTGACCTGGGTAAAAGCAAAATTACTTTTACTAGTAAATTGATGGGCTCAAAACTCTCGGGTAGCTTTGGAAAGTTTTCTGGAAAAGTAGTTTTTAATTCGGATGAACCAGAAAAAGCCAAAGCCAACTTGGTGATTGACCTTTCTAGTTTTAATGCTGGTGGCGAAGAGTTGCAAGACGAAGCAAAAGGTAAGGATTGGTTCAATACTAAGCTTTATCCAAGCGCCAATTTCGTTTCAGAATCTGTGAAGGTGGTTAGCAGCGGTAACCTTGAAATACACGGCTCGCTTACCATGAAAGGTAAGTCTGTCCCAGTACTTGTGGCTGCTAAGTATCAAGCTCAAGGCAAACAAATGGTATTCGATGCCACTTTTCAGCTATTGCGCCTGGACTATGCCTTAGGTACAGGAACGTGGTCTGATACAGCAGCCGTGGCAAACGAGGTGCCGGTTAAGGTCATTCTCGTGCTCAATCAAAAATAA
- a CDS encoding cytochrome b: MTNTRYSTIAILLHWVMAILVLVTWSIAIVVSDLPLSPTRITGLSWHKWLGTTIFFLVLVRILWRLTHPAPALKTSMPAWQEKVMQLTHLALYLLMLAIPVVGWLMSSAKGYTVNYFGLFELPDLVSQDKALGHQLKEVHEFLANGLMALVGLHVLAALKHQFVDKDHLLSRMSFKKSHDEK; the protein is encoded by the coding sequence ATGACTAATACACGATATTCGACTATCGCCATCCTGTTGCATTGGGTCATGGCAATCCTTGTTTTAGTTACATGGTCTATTGCGATCGTGGTAAGCGATTTGCCATTAAGCCCTACTCGAATCACTGGGCTGAGTTGGCATAAATGGCTGGGCACCACCATCTTTTTCTTGGTGCTTGTGCGTATCCTTTGGCGCCTGACCCATCCAGCCCCCGCTCTCAAGACAAGCATGCCCGCTTGGCAAGAAAAAGTCATGCAATTAACCCATTTAGCCCTGTACCTCCTGATGCTGGCTATTCCAGTGGTTGGCTGGTTAATGAGTTCTGCTAAAGGCTATACCGTTAATTATTTCGGCCTTTTTGAATTGCCTGATCTGGTTTCTCAAGATAAAGCACTGGGCCATCAATTAAAGGAAGTACATGAATTTTTGGCAAATGGTTTAATGGCTTTGGTTGGCTTACATGTTTTGGCTGCATTAAAGCACCAATTTGTTGATAAAGACCATTTACTCAGTCGGATGTCTTTTAAAAAGTCGCATGATGAAAAATAA
- a CDS encoding flavodoxin family protein encodes MTKVAVVFHSGYGHTVKQAEAIAKGANGTLVAIDAEGNITDAQWVTLNEADAIVFGSPTYMGTVSWQFKKFADASSKQWFSQQWKDKVFGGFTNSATMNGDKHSTLHYFFTLAMQHSGLWVGTGLMPSNAKSAKRDDVNYVGSSAGAMMTTPSDASADEVNPGDLETARLYGERIAKITKQLRG; translated from the coding sequence ATGACTAAAGTAGCGGTCGTATTTCATAGTGGCTATGGTCACACAGTAAAACAAGCAGAGGCTATTGCCAAAGGCGCTAATGGTACTCTGGTGGCAATTGATGCTGAGGGCAATATTACTGATGCTCAATGGGTAACGCTAAATGAGGCCGACGCGATTGTTTTCGGCTCTCCAACCTATATGGGGACTGTGAGTTGGCAATTTAAGAAGTTCGCTGATGCGAGCTCTAAACAATGGTTTTCACAGCAGTGGAAAGATAAGGTATTCGGCGGCTTTACCAATTCCGCAACTATGAATGGTGACAAACATTCCACCTTGCATTATTTCTTTACCTTAGCAATGCAGCACTCTGGATTATGGGTCGGAACAGGCTTAATGCCATCCAATGCAAAATCAGCCAAGCGCGATGATGTGAACTATGTTGGCTCATCTGCTGGCGCAATGATGACAACACCGTCCGATGCAAGTGCTGATGAAGTAAATCCTGGGGATTTGGAAACGGCGCGTTTGTATGGTGAACGTATAGCCAAGATTACTAAGCAGTTGCGTGGCTAA
- a CDS encoding MarR family winged helix-turn-helix transcriptional regulator: MNFLPTLRSLVSTYQAFEHYSAPNVKALGLTMTQFDVIATLGNQPPMTCKELGEKTLVTKGTLTGVLERLQTKGILERKINPEDGRSQMIGLTEKGQKLFEKVFPEHLRHLDRAFKNLSAEQLKQVEDSLSLLKNIF; encoded by the coding sequence ATGAACTTTTTACCAACCCTGCGCAGCCTGGTGTCGACCTATCAAGCGTTTGAGCATTACTCTGCGCCCAATGTAAAGGCATTGGGGCTGACGATGACCCAATTTGATGTGATAGCCACCTTGGGTAATCAGCCACCTATGACTTGCAAAGAGTTGGGCGAGAAAACCCTAGTTACTAAGGGAACTTTGACCGGTGTGTTGGAGCGCCTACAGACAAAAGGCATTTTGGAGAGGAAGATTAATCCAGAAGATGGTCGTAGTCAGATGATCGGATTGACAGAAAAAGGGCAGAAGTTGTTTGAAAAAGTATTTCCAGAACACCTAAGGCATCTTGATAGAGCATTTAAAAATTTATCAGCAGAGCAACTAAAGCAAGTTGAAGATTCATTAAGTCTATTGAAAAACATTTTTTAA
- a CDS encoding metal-dependent hydrolase: protein MVNILKKRAFGGAILAALLLASSAYVGAQSAPAAGAQGKTELLWFGQAGFRIKTPQGKMILIDPWITGGPKTPPMYKNDLAAIGPIDLLLVTHAHVDHLGDAPTIAKTNNTKLYGPADMVTPLTTLGVLPAELGYRFNKTGQVTPLPGIKVTAVQAEHSSLLVWKNPATDKLESHPAGEPMGYIIELENGFKIWHMGDTGLFSDMKFISEHYKPDLVLIPIGGNFTMAPDDAAYALRTWVKPKMVIPMHYNSNPMTKGTLAEFQAAMKGSNIKVIPMTEGETVQF from the coding sequence ATGGTAAATATTCTTAAGAAGCGTGCATTTGGCGGCGCTATCTTGGCAGCCCTGCTGTTGGCTTCAAGCGCGTACGTAGGGGCGCAAAGTGCTCCAGCTGCTGGCGCACAGGGAAAGACAGAATTGCTATGGTTTGGTCAGGCCGGTTTCCGTATCAAAACCCCTCAAGGCAAGATGATCCTGATTGACCCATGGATTACCGGTGGACCTAAAACACCTCCAATGTATAAAAACGATTTAGCAGCGATTGGTCCGATTGATCTTTTGCTGGTAACTCATGCCCACGTTGATCATCTTGGTGATGCGCCTACTATTGCCAAAACTAATAATACGAAGTTGTATGGCCCTGCCGATATGGTGACCCCCCTTACAACCTTAGGCGTCTTACCAGCGGAGTTGGGTTATCGTTTTAATAAGACTGGTCAAGTAACACCTTTACCGGGTATTAAAGTTACTGCAGTTCAAGCAGAGCATTCTTCTCTATTAGTTTGGAAAAATCCCGCTACTGATAAGTTGGAGTCACATCCTGCTGGTGAGCCAATGGGTTACATCATCGAACTTGAGAATGGTTTCAAGATTTGGCATATGGGCGATACCGGATTATTTAGTGACATGAAATTTATTAGCGAACACTACAAGCCGGATTTAGTGCTGATTCCTATTGGCGGTAATTTCACTATGGCGCCTGATGATGCAGCTTATGCACTTCGCACTTGGGTGAAGCCAAAAATGGTGATACCAATGCATTACAACTCCAACCCAATGACCAAGGGGACATTGGCAGAGTTTCAGGCGGCTATGAAAGGCAGCAACATTAAAGTCATCCCCATGACCGAAGGCGAAACGGTTCAGTTCTAA
- a CDS encoding carboxypeptidase regulatory-like domain-containing protein, producing MKYALQVALYAFLISSGFVSAQIPDTEYSEGISYISGGVGEGETTAILAEAKQWPLTLELSQLENGRGVWIFGVKIKVMNTKGKAVFDAIADGPYMLINLEPGDYAIEGSYQEVTQKRVVSIKANSSQKISIFWK from the coding sequence ATGAAGTACGCCCTTCAAGTGGCCCTCTACGCTTTTCTGATTTCAAGTGGATTTGTTTCCGCACAAATTCCGGATACGGAATATTCGGAGGGTATTTCTTACATTAGTGGTGGGGTAGGTGAAGGCGAGACGACAGCTATTTTGGCTGAGGCTAAGCAATGGCCCCTGACATTAGAACTTTCTCAACTTGAAAATGGTCGGGGTGTGTGGATATTTGGGGTCAAGATCAAAGTAATGAATACCAAAGGGAAGGCTGTTTTTGATGCCATAGCTGATGGTCCTTACATGCTGATTAATCTCGAGCCAGGAGACTATGCCATCGAGGGAAGTTATCAAGAGGTGACTCAAAAGAGGGTGGTGAGCATCAAAGCAAATTCTTCCCAAAAGATTTCTATATTTTGGAAGTAA
- a CDS encoding quinone oxidoreductase family protein — translation MTKARVVSLDKLGSADVIQLIDKELPAPSKGEVQIRQTAIGFNFIDVYQRSGVYPLELPTGLGHEAVGVVETLGDGVTGLKVGDRVMYMNAGIGAYASARNVPADKLVPVPDHVSDEVAAAVFFKAMTAQYLVQKTYKVKAGDVVLVHAAAGGVGQILAGWAKALGAFVVGTVGSPAKFDAAKAAGCDAVVDYSNPNWVEEVLKATGGRKANVVYDSVAKDTFLGSLDCTAPFGTVALFGAASGPAPEIQPEILNKKGCLFLTRPSVFPHNATAALLQENARAVFDAIAQGYVKVQIGAKFPLEQAADAHRAAEGRKVSGAIVLIP, via the coding sequence GTGACAAAAGCCAGGGTAGTGAGTCTAGATAAGCTAGGCAGTGCAGATGTAATTCAATTAATCGACAAAGAGTTACCAGCGCCATCAAAAGGTGAAGTGCAGATTCGTCAAACCGCAATCGGCTTTAACTTCATCGACGTTTATCAGCGCTCAGGCGTTTACCCACTAGAACTGCCAACTGGTCTTGGGCATGAGGCTGTAGGGGTAGTAGAGACATTGGGTGACGGTGTTACTGGATTGAAGGTTGGTGATCGCGTCATGTATATGAATGCCGGCATTGGTGCTTATGCAAGTGCACGTAATGTACCTGCGGATAAATTGGTTCCAGTCCCAGATCATGTTTCGGATGAAGTTGCTGCAGCAGTTTTCTTCAAAGCGATGACAGCTCAGTATCTCGTTCAAAAAACCTACAAAGTAAAAGCTGGCGATGTTGTTCTGGTTCATGCGGCTGCTGGTGGTGTTGGCCAGATTTTGGCTGGCTGGGCAAAAGCACTAGGCGCCTTTGTAGTGGGCACTGTTGGATCTCCCGCAAAATTTGATGCAGCGAAAGCTGCTGGTTGCGATGCGGTAGTGGATTACTCCAATCCAAATTGGGTTGAGGAGGTTCTCAAAGCAACTGGTGGACGCAAAGCTAATGTGGTCTATGACTCAGTGGCTAAAGATACCTTCTTAGGCTCTTTAGATTGCACTGCTCCATTTGGTACGGTCGCTCTTTTTGGCGCTGCATCAGGACCTGCTCCTGAAATTCAGCCAGAAATTTTGAACAAGAAGGGCTGTCTGTTTTTAACAAGACCTTCTGTATTCCCGCATAACGCGACTGCTGCTTTGTTGCAAGAAAATGCGCGTGCAGTATTTGATGCGATTGCTCAAGGTTACGTCAAGGTGCAAATCGGCGCTAAGTTTCCTTTGGAACAAGCTGCAGATGCTCACCGTGCAGCTGAAGGTAGAAAAGTATCGGGCGCAATTGTATTAATTCCTTAA
- a CDS encoding DUF2452 domain-containing protein, which translates to MRIEDTDPARHAGIEYPMEVGAPVFAPIKVVEEKDKAVNVARQNAKQEYERIMEQAEVLMKQARALQARLDATEMVHGAKFGFNPIHGKIYHLYYDSRNATNVLIQNGPKEWSCGIPDGWTYSMAVKKLGDSTWAVIEEENALVV; encoded by the coding sequence ATGAGAATCGAAGATACCGACCCAGCAAGACACGCGGGAATTGAATACCCAATGGAGGTTGGCGCCCCTGTATTTGCTCCAATCAAAGTAGTCGAAGAAAAAGATAAGGCTGTTAATGTTGCGCGCCAAAATGCGAAGCAAGAATACGAGCGCATTATGGAGCAGGCTGAAGTATTGATGAAACAGGCAAGAGCATTACAAGCAAGGTTAGATGCGACGGAAATGGTGCATGGCGCTAAATTTGGCTTTAATCCTATTCATGGAAAAATTTACCACTTGTATTACGACAGCAGAAACGCTACGAATGTCCTGATTCAAAATGGGCCTAAGGAGTGGAGTTGCGGTATTCCTGATGGCTGGACTTATTCCATGGCAGTAAAGAAGTTAGGTGACAGTACTTGGGCGGTGATAGAGGAAGAAAACGCCCTTGTTGTATGA